In Aegilops tauschii subsp. strangulata cultivar AL8/78 chromosome 3, Aet v6.0, whole genome shotgun sequence, one genomic interval encodes:
- the LOC109739635 gene encoding protein GAMETE EXPRESSED 3, whose translation MAMRLLPRLCLLLCSLVGAARSSSPPALQRLNASAAENPHIPPGVGRALSAPLIGHGGRLVACSGKNLLAFEPNGTFAWIIPLGYNCKQDIGLVAERDKIYLVAEDKVIKVTPQNLHTSAPTSQVFFSHGSPPGRSEEIIGLSTSSSYASLFITIRNRGLFSISLRDGKLQWSAGPVVDRFGYRLGCKGNNISACYFNSSPIVDQCEGTLYISNTEGQLYSMYIHSRQYRWVQDLSSIDKVVTVAPGNNGRLYIVLPRKSTVMGLDVLSGNISWQLNVGPLSNEKILPAVDSNGWISIGSLDGILYSISPDGDIRKFLQRTAPNSVIQSSPVLDCSGFSVYISQTIMEAKSSQTISDYAYVSAMKPSSILFTLLAPATGTVYWTEKYPGELSNLLSSSDLDYFTLDETILLTALSSARIGNAVQCYTRRQKIAWTCRKAKPKFVHGDPGDHNHVLLLFFFQLIVIVVQAVIVRFCCIFWRKKKLQNNGLQKFLEKRRSLHSKRRVLGKIISELEQKVVKDVEDASSNETLEQLGEMVKAKDGVERKLYTSYSLGRDVLGLRQGSSILPLHNGKHKSHSFHGAQRESITVFNTLSESSTSEDRTSSSYSSDSGSCSSGSSFEEMELDTRSKSAEEAGPSDDIAKEAQDKLPVEIASSYQAFMNPLYVQGESSSKSPSQREEFPMETMRHDLAPTKRMWLKRRRSLSSTN comes from the exons ATGGCGATGAGGTTGTTGCCGCGCCTATGCCTGCTCCTGTGTTCTCTCGTCGGCGCcgcgcgctcctcgtcgccgccGGCGCTTCAGAGGCTCAATGCAAGCGCCGCTGAAAACC CCCATATACCACCGGGTGTTGGCCGTGCCCTCTCGGCCCCTCTCATCGGCCACGGGGGCCGCCTCGTCGCTTGCTCCGGGAAGAACCTACTCGCTTTCGAGCCAAACGGAACCTTCGCGTGGATCATTCCCCTTGGATACAACTGTAAACAAGATATCGGCTTGGTTGCCGAGAGGGACAAG ATATACTTGGTGGCAGAAGATAAGGTCATAAAAGTAACTCCACAAAACCTACACACTAGTGCCCCAACATCACAAGTGTTTTTCAGTCACGGTTCACCACCAGGGAGGTCTGAGGAGATCATCGGCCTATCGACCAGCAGCAGCTATGCATCTCTTTTCATCACCATTAGGAACCGTGGCCTTTTCTCTATCTCGTTGCGTGACGGGAAGCTGCAGTGGAGTGCCGGGCCTGTGGTGGATCGCTTCGGTTACCGTCTAGGCTGCAAGGGCAACAACATCTCAGCCTGCTATTTCAATTCATCTCCAATTGTTGATCAATGCGAGGGCACTCTTTAT ATATCAAATACCGAAGGCCAGCTCTATTCCATGTACATTCATAGCCGTCAGTATAGATGGGTCCAAGACTTGAGCTCGATCGACAAAGTCGTGACAGTTGCACCGGGAAATAATGGCCGCCTATACATTGTCCTTCCGAGAAAGTCAACTGTGATGGGGCTCGATGTACTCTCAGGAAACATTTCATGGCAGCTGAATGTTGGTCCACTTAGTAATGAGAAAATCTTGCCAGCTGTGGATTCCAATG GTTGGATATCAATTGGCTCGTTAGATGGGATCTTGTATTCAATTTCTCCTGATGGTGATATCAGAAAGTTTCTTCAAAGAACAGCACCTAACTCAGTCATCCAGTCAAGTCCAGTCCTGGACTGCTCAGGGTTTTCAGTCTACATCAGCCAGACCATAATGGAGGCAAAATCAAGTCAAACTATCAGTGATTACGCCTATGTATCGGCGATGAAGCCATCAAGCATCTTGTTTACTCTGTTGGCTCCAGCAACTGGAACGGTCTACTGGACTGAAAAGTATCCTG GAGAATTATCGAATTTGTTGTCCAGTAGTGACCTGGACTACTTTACACTAGATGAGACCATTCTTCTCACTGCTCTATCTTCTGCAA GAATCGGCAACGCCGTGCAATGCTACACGAGAA GGCAAAAGATTGCTTGGACTTGCAGAAAAGCAAAACCAAAGTTTGTTCATGGTGATCCAG GTGACCACAACCATGTCCTTCTGTTGTTCTTTTTCCAACTCATTGTCATTGTGGTGCAAGCGGTAATTGTGCGGTTTTGCTGCATCTTCTGGAGGAAGAAAAAGCTTCAAAACAATGGCTTGCAAAAGTTCCTGGAAAAGAGG CGTTCTCTTCACAGCAAGAGGAGAGTCTTAGGCAAGATTATCTCCGAGTTAGAGCAGAAGGTGGTCAAAGACGTCGAAGACGCCTCTTCAAACGAAACTTTAGAGCAATTGGGTGAAatggtgaaagccaaggatggtGTTGAGAGGAAGCTGTACACATCATACAGTCTTGGCAGGGATGTCCTGGGCTTGAGACAAGGCTCTTCCATATTGCCTCTTCACAATGGAAAGCACAAGAGTCACTCATTTCACGGCGCACAGAGAGAAAGCATTACGGTCTTTAATACGCTCAGCGAGAGCTCTACTTCGGAGGATAGAACAAGCAGTAGCTACTCAAGTGACAGTGGGAGCTGCAGCAGTGGTAGTAGCTTTGAAGAAATGGAACTGGACACAAGATCCAAGTCAGCAGAAGAGGCTGGACCTTCAGATGATATTGCCAAGGAAGCTCAAGACAAATTGCCAGTAGAAATCGCATCATCGTATCAGGCATTTATGAATCCGTTGTATGTGCAAGGAGAAAGCAGTAGCAAATCACCGTCGCAGAGGGAAGAATTTCCGATGGAGACCATGCGGCACGATCTTGCACCAACCAAGAGAATGTGGCTGAAGAGGAGGCGAAGTCTGTCCTCAACAAACTGA
- the LOC109739636 gene encoding kinesin-like protein KIN-8A yields MPVSTRSQASAIKGGDPGARQWSSSAARVPMSAPGRDAAGRRASLLPNTHHGLKEKMRALNLFYEQHKQMLASSQGGAALRRSRTIPHANVGEDRDENAQEEEGEGARRHRDAIAPLPEAAVLRENMGPPEARAPSKNDKVVVFSRPPEPKEKENVALAANVMSCPVKKAAPALPALQARKLSLGGGIGGKLKAVGEMGAANADATGSRIMVFVRLRPMSRKEKEAGSKTCVKIVNKKDVYLTELASENDYLRLKRVRGRHFCFDASFPDSTAQAEVYSTSTADLVEGVLQGRNGTVFCYGATGAGKTYTMLGTMDNPGVMVLAIKDLFLKVRQRSYDGNHSIQLSYLEVYNETVRDLLSPGRPLLLREDKQQGTVAAGLTQYRAYSTDEVMKLLQQGNQNRTTEPTRVNETSSRSHAILQVVVEYRYMDGTSVVTRVGKLSLIDLAGSERAIATDQRSQRSLEGANINRSLLALSSCINALVEGKRHVPYRNSKLTQLLKDSLGGSCNTVMIANISPSNLSFGETQNTLHWADRAKEIKTKPLNAGNEEVFKAPDSDTDQAKLVLELQKENSELRQQVVKQQQKLLTVQAQSLAPNGSPQQCAAPSPHITTTPCSTQRKVKRSILDGSCFSTPNSKRPADNAMVRDLQRKVKTLESEMEKMKKEHFLQLKQRDEFIRGLINRKNSNDPEPATAERRVITRASLRKAEKDAGELKSPSHRFTSPVPTAKKRTFWDFGGESPSVLAGNGRKTRSHVAAETPTRAPSMLLQPGFTRQRA; encoded by the exons ATGCCGGTCTCCACGCGCTCGCAGGCCAGCGCCATCAAGGGCGGCGACCCGGGCGCGCGCCAGTGGAGCTCGTCGGCGGCGCGGGTGCCAATGTCGGCCCCGGGCCGCGACGCCGCGGGGCGCCGGGCCTCGCTCCTCCCCAACACGCACCACGGGCTCAAGGAGAAGATGCGCGCGCTCAACCTCTTCTACGAGCAGCACAAGCAGATGCTCGCCTCCTCGCAGGGCGGCGCCGCCTTGCGCCGCAGCCGCACCATCCCGCACGCCAACGTCGGGGAGGACAGGGACGAGAacgctcaggaggaggagggggagggggccagGCGTCACCGTGACGCCATTGCTCCGCTCCCCGAGGCGGCGGTCCTCAGGGAGAACATGGGGCCTCCGGAGGCGAGGGCCCCTTCCAAGAACGACAAGGTCGTCGTGTTCTCGCGGCCACCGGAGCCCAAGGAGAAGGAGAACGTGGCCCTCGCCGCCAACGTCATGTCCTGCCCCGTCAAGAAGGCGGCGCCGGCTCTCCCCGCACTGCAGGCCAGGAAGCTCTCACTCGGAGGAGGCATCGGCGGCAAGCTCAAGGCTGTAGGGGAGATGGGGGCTGCCAATGCCGACGCAACAGGGAGCCGGATCATGGTCTTCGTCAGGCTGCGGCCCATGTCCAGGAAGGAGAAGGAGGCCGGGTCCAAGACCTGTGTCAAGATCGTCAACAAGAAGGACGTGTACCTCACGGAGTTGGCCTCAGAGAACGACTACCTCCGCCTGAAGCGCGTGCGAGGCCGCCATTTCTGCTTCGACGCTTCCTTCCCCGACTCCACGGCGCAGGCCGAAGTCTATAGCACCTC AACAGCAGATCTTGTGGAAGGTGTTTTGCAAGGGAGGAATGGGACCGTGTTTTGCTATGGAGCAACAGGGGCTGGGAAGACCTACACAATGCTCGGGACCATGGATAACCCTGGCGTAATGGTGCTCGCAATCAAGGATTTGTTCTTGAAGGTGAGGCAGAGGAGCTATGATGGCAACCACTCGATTCAGCTGTCGTACCTCGAGGTCTACAATGAGACAGTGAGGGATTTGCTATCTCCTGGTAGACCCCTCCTTCTGAGAGAAGACAAGCAGCAG GGAACTGTTGCTGCTGGTCTTACACAATATAGAGCATACTCTACAGATGAA GTTATGAAATTACTTCAGCAAGGCAACCAGAATAGAACAACTGAACCAACTCGAGTTAATGAGACCTCATCGCGCTCTCATGCAATACTACAG GTTGTCGTGGAATATAGATACATGGATGGAACTAGTGTTGTAACACGAGTTGGAAAGCTCTCACTCATTGATCTTGCTGGATCAGAGAGGGCTATAGCAACTGACCAACGCTCACAGAGGTCGCTCGAAGGAGCTAACATAAATCGGTCTCTCCTCGCACTCAGCAGTTGCATCAATGCTCTTGTGGAGGGGAAGAGGCATGTGCCATATCGCAATTCCAAGCTGACCCAGCTCCTCAAGGATTCACTTGGGGGATCCTGCAACACTGTCATGATTGCAAACATCAGCCCTTCGAATCTTTCCTTTGGTGAGACACAGAACACTCTTCATTGGGCTGATCGTGCCAAGGAGATAAAAACAAAG CCATTGAACGCTGGGAATGAGGAAGTTTTCAAGGCACCAGATTCTGATACTGATCAGGCCAAGCTAGTACTGGAGCTTCAGAAGGAGAACAGTGAGCTGAGGCAGCAGGTGGTGAAGCAGCAACAGAAGCTGCTGACTGTTCAGGCTCAGTCACTTGCTCCCAACGGCTCGCCACAACAATGTGCTGCCCCCTCACCTCACATTACCACCACGCCATGCTCGACACAAAGAAAGGTGAAGCGGTCTATTTTAGACGGGAGCTGTTTCAGCACACCAAATTCTAAGAGGCCAGCAGACAATGCGATGGTCCGGGATCTGCAGAGGAAAGTGAAGACCCTGGAGTCCGAGatggagaagatgaagaaggAACACTTTCTGCAGCTCAAGCAGAGGGACGAGTTCATCCGTGGTTTGATCAACAGGAAGAACTCAAATGACCCTGAACCAGCAACAGCTGAGAGAAGAGTGATCACAAGGGCAAGCCTACGTAAGGCCGAGAAAGATGCAGGTGAGCTGAAGAGCCCGAGCCACAGGTTCACGTCACCTGTGCCTACGGCTAAGAAGCGTACCTTCTGGGACTTTGGAGGCGAAAGCCCTTCAGTTCTTGCTGGAAATGGGCGGAAGACTCGGAGCCATGTAGCTGCTGAAACTCCAACCAGGGCCCCTTCAATGCTACTTCAG CCGGGATTCACACGCCAAAGAGCCTAG